The Euphorbia lathyris chromosome 2, ddEupLath1.1, whole genome shotgun sequence genome includes a window with the following:
- the LOC136217951 gene encoding AMSH-like ubiquitin thioesterase 1, translated as MRPSSTPVRINIAASARKVDVDNRISLRYYYRIADNILKQADIFRGEKNIIDLYIMLLRFSSLVSETIPCHRDYRASTQSKKNYLKKKLLNAVTELEDLKPAVQQKINELNRKHTHQVNGWGSAHQNDSLEWPPVKKKTLTGYDMIKTVRPAAQIAYQGSRAQQFSHARPVEEQFQRISLNFLRPKEETLSRHSILGPNGLYGQWQPPRSDIRVSYPSNIDVTPIEIPRLQQSTEDVVIVKNDSSNSEPHNLLQSTENGLAIKSDSVCSETEKSSLESVLTKSEDSKRSSAEELSSMISFETIETPVQTELIRQPSPPAVLAEVQDLIPAMSAQVAEAEHKMDISSPELIRSESPLQLHISTTMMENFMKLAKSNTDRNLETCGILAGSLKNRKFYITALIIPKQESTSDSCQATNEEEIFEVQDKRSLFPLGWIHTHPTQSCFMSSIDVHTHYSYQIMLPEAVAIVMAPRDTSRTHGIFRLTTPGGMSVIRQCQQRGFHPHDQPPDGGPIYKTCTDVYMNPNLKFDVIDLR; from the exons GCTGACATCTTTCGAGGAGAGAAGAATATTATAGATTTGTATATCAtgcttttgaggttttcaag CTTGGTCTCGGAAACAATACCATGTCATCGAGATTATAGGGCATCCACACagagcaaaaaaaattatttgaaaaAG AAATTATTGAATGCTGTGACGGAGTTGGAGGACTTAAAGCCAGCAGTGCAGCAGAAGATCAATGAGTTAAACAGAAAACATACGCATCAAGTAAATGGTTGGGGCTCTGCACATCAAAATGATTCATTAGAGTGGCCTCCTGTCAAAAAGAAAACTTTAACTGGTTATGATATGATAAAG ACAGTAAGACCAGCTGCACAAATTGCATATCAGGGTTCAAGAGCTCAGCAGTTTTCACATGCTAGACCAGTGGAAGAGCAGTTCCAGAGGAT ATCCTTAAATTTCCTGCGCCCAAAGGAGGAAACTCTCTCTAGGCACTCTATATTGGGTCCAAATGGTCTTTATGGGCAGTGGCAGCCACCAAGGAGTGACATAAGA GTCAGCTATCCAAGCAACATAGACGTCACTCCAATTGAAATTCCTCG CCTGCAGCAATCTACAGAAGATGTAGTTATAGTGAAAAATGACTCCAGCAATTCTGAACCTCACAACCTGCTGCAGTCCACAGAAAATGGACTTGCAATAAAATCAGATAGTGTTTGCTCAGAAACTGAAAAGTCAAGTTTAGAATCAGTTCTTACCAAGAGTGAAGATAGTAAGAGGAGCAGTGCTGAAGAACTTTCTTCCATGATTTCTTTTGAAACGATAGAAACTCCTGTTCAAACAGAGCTGATTAGACAGCCTTCTCCTCCAGCTGTACTTGCAGAAGTACAAGATTTGATACCTGCCATGTCGGCCCAAGTTGCTGAAGCAGAACATAAAATGGACATTTCCTCACCTGAATTGATTCGTTCTGAATCTCCCCTGCAACTGCACATT TCAACCACAATGATGGAGAATTTCATGAAGCTAGCAAAGTCAAATACTGATAGGAATTTAGAAACTTGTGGTATCCTTGCTGGTTCACTT aaaaacaGAAAGTTTTATATTACTGCTCTCATTATCCCAAAGCAGGAATCCACATCAGATTCG TGTCAGGCCACAAATGAAGAGGAAATATTTGAAGTTCAGGATAAGCGCTCTCTATTCCCTCTTGGGTGGATACAT ACGCATCCTACACAATCCTGTTTCATGTCATCAATTGACGTTCACACCCATTACTCATATCAG ATTATGTTGCCAGAAGCAGTTGCGATTGTGATGGCACCAAGAGATACTTCAAG AACGCACGGCATATTTCGGTTGACAACCCCTGGTGGCATGTCAGTAATAAGACAGTGTCAACAACGTGGATTTCATCCACATGATCAACCTCCCGATGGTGGGCCCATTTACAAGACTTGTACAGACGTCTATATGAATCCCAATCTTAAGTTTGATGTTATTGACCTCCGATGA